CCCAAATCATATTTCAAACCAAGATTGGTCCATAGACCCACTGTATAAATTGAAAAGGAATCATCAATGTTGCTACCAGAGAACTGTGCCATACCTGCAACCTATTAAAGCATCCATATATTGTTAGTCAGGCGTAACCGTAGCTTAGTGCCAAAAAAAAGATGCAAAGTCAAGAAAAGAAATCACCTACGGATCCTCCTAGCGTCCGCAGGCTAGTTAACCAGTTGAAACAAAAGAAAGAAGTGTTGCTGTAGGACAAACCTGGAAGAAGTGTTGATCAATGATCATTGGATCCACGAATAAACTCTCTATCATCCTTCAAACAGTTCGCTTCTACAGTTACAAAATATTTGTCTGCAGTCACTCTAGGCCAAGAAGAATCTTCATTGCCTTATTTGATAATCATTCTCCATCTCCGCAAAGCTACTGCAGTCTTGATCTTAGGAGTTTTCAAGGCTCCTAAGACAAATGATGTAGTATAAAAGATTGTCGAACCAGTTCTGAGGGATATCAAAGCACCGAGAATGCAAGTACTCACTTAATCTAAGTGCAACCAATGATTTAGATGGGTTTTAAACTACTACTAATACTAGAAAGCAATTACAGAATGATACTTTCTTGACTAAGGGAAAAGAGAACTCATGGGCATAGGGATTAGACCTTGGGTGATCAAGTATCGAACTAAGGATGACAAATGATCAATCAAACTATCGACCTTAAGCCTAGACACAATTCTAAGCAAGCTCTATGTCTAGATGAATGNNNNNNNNNNNNNNNNNNNNNNNNNNNNNNNNNNNNNNNNNNNNNNNNNNNNNNNNNNNNNNNNNNNNNNNNNNNNNNNNNNNNNNNNNNNNNNNNNNNNNNNNNNNNNNNNNNNNNNNNNNNNNNNNNNNNNNNNNNNNNNNNNNNNNNNNAGCAAGGAACAAGAATGATCTACACTAAAACATCCTAGAACTAACCTAATCACCCTTAATCTCCCTAACCCATGAATTCAAAAGGTGACTACTCACTAATCTCCATGATTCCTCTTAAACCCATATTGGATTTCAGATTAATCATATAGAGAAATAGATAAGAAATCAACAAGAACACAAGATGAAAGCAATGAAATCTGAATCAAAAGAAGTTTTACTAGTTGTTCTCCAGAAAAGAGATTATCTGCCTCCAATGGCTTACCAAAAGTCCTTAACTTAGGTTTAGGCAATGTAAAACAACAAAACAAATGACCAAAAGGCCCCTGAAATAACATAAAAATCGTCCAAGCAAAACACGCGGAGCGACCTAGCATAGCCGCTCCAGGAGGTCGCTCCCGACGCGTTTCTTCGTGTCTCGCCCCGTCAAAACGCGAGCGACTTGAGCTGGTCGCTCTGGCTGGTCGCTCTGGCTGGAGCGAATTGAGATAGTCGCTCTGGGCTGGTCGCTCTGGCTGGGAGCGACCTTGGTAGGTCGCTCTGAGAGGTCGCTATAGGATGCTCGAACAGGGTGGATATGCCTCTAGTAAATTGGTCGTAACTCGTTCATTACATCTTCAAATGACTTGAAACCACTTCCATTAGAAAGCTGACTCAATTTGCTGTGTCTCCACAAAATCTTAGCAACAGAAAATTTTTCTAAAGGCTCCATCCATGCTCATCTTTCACCCCCTTTTGGATCACAATGCTCCCAAACATCTTAAATCACTCCATGGCACACTCTAACACCTAATAAGGACAATGAATGCAAAATGCAACCTAGACATGGCTAAATCCTAATCTATATGATGAAAATGCTCATGGATAAATGGATAAAACAATGAAAATATGCAAGACATCAAGCCTCCATCTTTGTTCTTCATCTCCGCAATGATGAATGTGGCTTCAACGCGACTCATGTGAATCAACAACATATTCAGCACTGGCTCTGTTTGTATTTTAGAAGAATATAAATGGGCCAACTTTGGAAGCCCATTATAAATCAGCACGTTGACGAGTACAGTAGGTTATTTTCATGTGAGTTAACATTACCACAATAGTTATACGAGTGCACCAGTTCCAAACCACCATCAGTTTTGTTCGTTTTGAAAGATTCACACCATCACGAGTCACAAGTTTTGGAAATGCATTTCATTCCTCACTGTAATCGATCAACGGCCCAAACGCCCAAGAATAGTTGTACAAAGGCCTATTTAGAAGAATATATAACAAGACATGGTCCTTGTACCTTTCTTCTCTTACATTTGCCATCCTCAAAAACCAAAATAGTCAACAATAATGATATCTTGCCACCTTGTGGGCTCTCTCGCACGTGCGCTACCTTTTCATCTTACATCATTTTCTTTTACTTTCATAGTTTTGTACCAATCTTATGTTCAGTTTCTTCAAGAAAGTAAGGTTGTACGTTTAATTTATAAACTTATAATAGAACGTATGGTTGTTTTCGTTAATAGAAAGAATGGTTTTTAATTCAAAAACTCTTGTCGAGTTGAAAAGATACACATGTACTCAGTGCCGACCCTGACCCAAAGCACAGAATGCTCCAAGTGATTTTTAAGATATCTACAAAGAAGTGAAGTTACTTTATTCGCCGGTTTGTGTAAAATCTTATGTATGATTATGACAATACCAAGAGTCTCAAGACTTTTGATTGAACGACATTAGTGGAACTGAACACTGGTTACAACGAGCAAGACACACAAGAAATAGACAGAAGCATTACACAACACAAAGTACGTTATTACAAGTCTTGATTCCCTGGTGCGAACTTGAGAGAGATACTATTCACACAGTGTCGCTCATCGGTAGGTGTAGGGAAACCTTCTCCTTTGAAAACATGGCCGAGATGTCCCCCACAAGCCGCACAAGTGATCTCGATTCTTCTCCCATCTGGATCAGGCTGAGTTTAACATGTAAAAGAAAAAGATGTTTTCAACAGTTTAGTTTCTCAAATCATGAGCTGTGATAATGATCTCTCTTGGTTTGATAATCTTACAGTTCGGTTTATAGCACCGGGAAGGCCGTCAAAGAAAGCAGGCCAGCCACAACCGGAGTCGAATTTGGTGGCGGATTTGTAAAGAGGAGTCCCACATCCTGCACAAGAATAGATGCCGTCTTCGAATAGTTTGTTGTATTCTCCTGTTCCTGGATATCTACATTTTAAATGTGTAGATAGTTAGAATAGTGATGTTATAGTAACTTGGGACCGCTACACTATACTTCAACCACCAAGAAAGACCATACCAAATCAAGAGACAAGAGTAAAGAATCAATTTTTATGTCTCAAATAGAAAACCGACCAGAGACAACTCGTAAAGAGTAAGGTTCATAGCAACTAAGACGATCCAGATACTACAGAAACAGAGTTTTAATGTGAAAGGAAAAAAAATAAAAAAGTGAAAAACTTTCAAGATTCATTGATCCTTTAACCACAAAGAAGATTCTAGATGAAGTTCTTTTGCTTATTAAAGTTCGAGAACTAAGAAAGACCGTTAAGGCAGACGGCACAACAAATCAAGACACAGTATTAAGAAGCATTCTCATGTCTCACAGAAAAATTCGACTTGAGAAATATCATAAGAGTAATGTGTCATTGAAAACTTTGTAGAAAGCTTTAATCTT
This sequence is a window from Brassica oleracea var. oleracea cultivar TO1000 chromosome C1, BOL, whole genome shotgun sequence. Protein-coding genes within it:
- the LOC106318119 gene encoding peptide methionine sulfoxide reductase B5-like isoform X1; this translates as MALNVISSSSSATTIRAFVRPSLSLRITRFANPNLLPLSASPSSFPPLRLLSRGFHGGRITAMSSPAPGSVNKPEEEWRAILSPEQFRILRQKGTEYPGTGEYNKLFEDGIYSCAGCGTPLYKSATKFDSGCGWPAFFDGLPGAINRTPDPDGRRIEITCAACGGHLGHVFKGEGFPTPTDERHCVNSISLKFAPGNQDL